In Paenibacillus sp. G2S3, a single window of DNA contains:
- a CDS encoding extracellular solute-binding protein encodes MSKVSMGKRATLYFCLFTMLVFSFLSACNDKESAEAGPVVSSPSISILAPLHFPQQPSKEIMTEIEKLTGVKLDIRWVPEGVYTDKMNTALTTNSLGKVTFVKFSDYNLVKNAIRSDAFWEIGPYLQEFSNLKQLNPAILKQTSVDSKIYGLYTERPSSRQGAIIRKDWLDNLHLNNPQTLDELYEVMRQFTYNDPDQNGKQDTFGLVDRNDLVYGVFKTLSSYFGTPNNWKLENHQFVPEFVTAEYMNTMNFMKKLYDEKIINQDFALTSKEVQRDKFINGIAGVFIGSMTDVKRLSIEAQNLNPKAELTLINRIEGPVGYKVWSIPNYNGLYLFSKKAIATEDELREVLEFFDRTMDKDVANIMMYGFEGRHYKLEGGKIILPEETSELRVQEVNPLYSLMIADISNKNIMEVAQKEQLTSLADQLSKDNESFLVDDPTVSLSSSTYDEKNVELSTIIVDATYNYILGNITAEGFQKEVEKWRASGGDLIIKEYGEAELGIEK; translated from the coding sequence ATGTCTAAAGTATCTATGGGTAAAAGGGCAACGCTGTATTTCTGCTTATTTACCATGCTCGTCTTCTCTTTTTTAAGCGCTTGCAACGATAAGGAATCTGCCGAAGCCGGCCCAGTAGTATCTTCCCCTAGCATCTCAATTTTGGCACCCCTTCATTTTCCACAACAGCCTTCGAAAGAGATTATGACAGAGATCGAAAAACTGACAGGTGTGAAGCTCGATATAAGGTGGGTTCCAGAGGGGGTCTACACGGATAAGATGAACACGGCGCTTACGACCAATTCCCTCGGAAAGGTCACATTTGTAAAATTCTCAGACTACAATCTGGTGAAAAATGCTATTCGTTCGGATGCCTTTTGGGAGATCGGCCCCTATCTTCAGGAGTTCTCCAATCTTAAACAACTGAACCCCGCTATTCTTAAGCAGACTTCTGTAGATAGTAAGATCTATGGCCTATATACGGAACGCCCCTCTTCCAGACAGGGGGCCATTATTCGTAAGGATTGGCTCGACAATCTCCATTTAAATAATCCACAAACACTGGATGAACTGTATGAGGTTATGAGGCAATTTACATACAACGATCCAGATCAGAATGGCAAACAGGATACCTTCGGATTAGTCGATCGAAATGATCTTGTGTATGGGGTATTCAAGACATTAAGTTCGTATTTTGGCACCCCGAATAATTGGAAACTAGAGAATCATCAATTCGTTCCTGAATTTGTGACCGCTGAGTATATGAACACCATGAATTTCATGAAGAAATTATATGATGAGAAAATTATTAATCAGGATTTCGCCTTAACGAGCAAAGAAGTACAACGTGATAAGTTCATTAATGGTATTGCTGGTGTATTTATTGGCAGTATGACAGATGTAAAGCGGCTGTCTATTGAAGCTCAGAATTTGAATCCAAAGGCAGAACTTACGTTAATCAATCGGATCGAAGGGCCAGTAGGATATAAGGTGTGGTCGATACCCAATTATAATGGACTCTATCTCTTCTCCAAAAAAGCCATTGCTACGGAGGATGAACTCCGCGAGGTACTCGAATTCTTTGATCGAACCATGGATAAAGATGTAGCGAATATAATGATGTATGGGTTTGAAGGGCGCCATTATAAGCTTGAGGGAGGAAAAATCATTCTTCCCGAGGAAACCTCAGAACTGCGGGTGCAAGAAGTAAATCCGTTATATTCTTTGATGATTGCAGATATTAGTAATAAGAACATTATGGAGGTGGCTCAGAAGGAGCAATTGACCTCACTTGCGGATCAGCTAAGTAAAGATAATGAATCTTTTTTGGTCGACGATCCGACTGTTTCTCTAAGTTCATCTACCTATGATGAGAAGAATGTGGAACTGTCTACCATTATTGTGGACGCTACTTACAATTACATATTAGGCAATATAACCGCTGAGGGATTCCAGAAGGAAGTTGAGAAATGGAGAGCTAGCGGAGGAGATCTGATTATTAAGGAATATGGTGAGGCTGAGCTTGGGATAGAAAAGTAA
- a CDS encoding GDSL-type esterase/lipase family protein, translating to MLSFRVHSNHAEQTELSLETSLLTLYPLATVQPRPFILVLPGGGYQHIAKHEGAPVAKWLNNLGIHAGVLDYQVENLSVTSLLNDVEEALKWIREASKDWHVISNKVGMIGFSAGGHLASIYTTTRAEKPNLLLLGYPVITFQEPYAHQGSRLHFLRDRPTQAELHAYSSESQVTSLTSPTFIWTTANDASVPVENSLLFSSALSKQGIPFELHIFEEGRHGLGLAKEHPHCQQWLSLAEKWLSKHYYIQGEDPMTPTLFIAGDSTAAIKGAGEKPMTGWGEYLQSYFGTSVRIDNRAINGRSTKSFISDGRLNAILKDFKAGDYLFIQFGHNDEKKEDPLRYTDPDTEYRHNLTQYIEAARQLGGTPVLLTSVSRRRFNSDGELNPLAVGAYPEAMKQVAEETQTPLLDIFTASQVLYHSLGEEESRKLFMHLPEKAHPNYPNGVMDDTHFSDQGAQHIARLVVQAIKQSTALPLTDLQQLIQGVITDVSN from the coding sequence ATGTTGAGCTTCCGTGTACATTCCAACCATGCAGAACAAACCGAGCTCTCTCTGGAAACCTCACTACTCACCCTCTATCCGCTTGCGACGGTTCAGCCCCGTCCTTTTATATTAGTATTGCCTGGTGGAGGTTACCAACACATAGCTAAACATGAAGGAGCGCCAGTCGCTAAATGGTTAAATAATCTTGGTATTCATGCTGGTGTATTAGATTATCAGGTCGAAAATCTTAGCGTTACTTCATTGTTAAATGATGTTGAGGAAGCTCTGAAATGGATCAGGGAAGCCTCAAAAGATTGGCATGTAATCTCGAACAAAGTAGGAATGATCGGATTCTCGGCTGGAGGACATTTAGCCTCCATCTATACTACCACGCGGGCAGAGAAACCAAATCTTCTCCTACTGGGATACCCTGTAATCACATTCCAAGAGCCTTATGCCCACCAGGGGAGCCGACTTCATTTTCTGAGAGACCGCCCAACTCAAGCTGAGCTTCACGCTTACTCCTCAGAATCACAAGTGACTTCTCTAACATCTCCAACTTTTATATGGACTACAGCAAACGATGCCAGCGTTCCTGTGGAGAATAGTCTGTTGTTCTCATCTGCATTATCGAAGCAAGGGATCCCTTTTGAACTACATATTTTTGAAGAAGGACGGCATGGTTTAGGGCTTGCTAAAGAACATCCTCATTGCCAGCAATGGCTTTCTCTTGCTGAGAAATGGTTAAGCAAACACTATTACATTCAAGGAGAAGATCCTATGACACCCACATTATTTATTGCGGGGGATTCCACTGCGGCCATCAAAGGTGCTGGAGAGAAACCTATGACTGGCTGGGGAGAATACCTGCAAAGCTATTTTGGGACTTCTGTTCGAATCGATAATCGCGCCATCAATGGCCGCAGTACCAAATCTTTTATATCAGACGGACGCCTGAATGCCATCCTTAAAGACTTCAAAGCCGGCGACTACCTCTTCATTCAATTTGGACACAACGATGAGAAAAAAGAAGATCCTTTGCGTTACACTGATCCCGACACTGAATATCGCCACAACCTAACTCAATATATAGAAGCTGCTCGGCAGTTAGGCGGGACTCCGGTTCTACTAACCTCGGTAAGTCGCCGCCGCTTCAACTCCGATGGAGAGCTTAACCCACTTGCTGTAGGCGCTTATCCCGAGGCCATGAAGCAGGTAGCTGAAGAAACGCAAACACCGCTGCTTGATATTTTCACAGCTTCGCAAGTGCTCTATCATTCATTAGGCGAAGAGGAATCCAGGAAATTATTCATGCATTTACCTGAAAAAGCACATCCGAATTACCCAAATGGAGTTATGGATGATACTCATTTCTCTGATCAAGGTGCTCAGCACATCGCCAGACTTGTGGTTCAGGCTATTAAACAATCTACTGCCTTACCATTAACAGACTTACAACAACTAATACAAGGAGTGATCACGGATGTCTCTAATTAA
- a CDS encoding carbohydrate ABC transporter permease, with translation MVEDKTIGGRIFSAINFTLLAIIALVTVLPFVHVVAGSFTTSAEIAANKFVLIPKVWSLEAYKFIFSTNTLFKAMGVSIGVTVIGTIFSMFITSLMAYALARKDLDGRKVVNFLVVFTMLFHGGMIPTFLVVKELGLIDSYAALILPSAISAFNMIILKNFFQNIPEGLEESAKIDGCNDFGILFRIVLPLSLPALATIGLFYSVTYWNTYMSAILYLDDSAKWPIQVLLRQIVVLASGMDHSATLDATVPPPDQTIKMAVIVVATLPILMVYPFLQKHFAKGAMLGSMKG, from the coding sequence ATGGTAGAGGATAAAACAATCGGTGGTAGAATTTTTTCTGCAATAAATTTTACGCTGTTAGCCATTATTGCTTTGGTGACGGTGCTTCCTTTTGTACACGTTGTAGCGGGATCTTTCACAACCAGTGCGGAGATCGCAGCAAATAAATTTGTGCTAATTCCAAAAGTATGGAGTCTCGAAGCGTACAAGTTCATCTTTTCTACGAACACATTATTTAAAGCGATGGGAGTTTCCATCGGGGTCACAGTAATTGGAACAATCTTCAGTATGTTTATTACCTCTCTGATGGCTTACGCGCTGGCTAGAAAAGATCTGGATGGACGTAAGGTGGTTAACTTCTTGGTCGTATTCACGATGCTTTTTCATGGAGGAATGATTCCAACGTTCTTGGTAGTAAAGGAATTAGGTCTCATCGACTCTTATGCAGCACTCATTCTACCTTCAGCCATTAGTGCTTTTAACATGATTATCTTAAAGAACTTTTTTCAAAATATCCCTGAGGGCTTGGAGGAATCCGCAAAAATCGATGGCTGCAACGACTTCGGTATTTTATTCCGAATTGTTCTGCCCTTATCCTTGCCAGCTTTAGCGACCATCGGATTGTTCTATTCGGTTACGTATTGGAACACGTACATGAGCGCTATTCTGTATCTGGATGATAGTGCGAAATGGCCAATTCAAGTACTGCTCAGACAAATCGTTGTCCTTGCAAGTGGAATGGACCATAGCGCTACGCTTGATGCCACTGTCCCACCACCGGATCAAACAATTAAGATGGCTGTCATCGTGGTAGCTACTCTGCCAATACTCATGGTTTATCCGTTCCTGCAGAAGCATTTTGCCAAAGGTGCCATGTTAGGTTCTATGAAGGGCTAA
- a CDS encoding glycoside hydrolase family 88 protein, which produces MTGRIPTTPMEWAKKACDSLMDTYRAGELPPAHRWHYHQGVFLCGMELLWNAYQEDRYIQYIQDYVDDLVDEYGNFYFARDELDAVQAGQLLFNLHKRTGKLKYRIAAEKLKNLLLTLNKTSEGGYWHKDKYANQMWLDGLYMAGVFSLKYANIYGDSSLRDTVLHQEMLMRKHMKDEKTGLLYHAWDESRRMPWSNPETGCSPEFWSRSLGWYGLALSQFLDLLAVQDPARTGLSSTIREFVDALIRYQDPESGLWYQVVDKGHEPDNWLETSGSCLFVYTIAKAVKHGIVSNAEVATAAARKGYEGLIQIIQWDEEDRLILPDICIGTSAGDYESYVTRPKVKNDLHGVGALVMACVEMESLIQG; this is translated from the coding sequence ATGACTGGCAGGATACCAACAACACCAATGGAGTGGGCAAAAAAGGCATGCGATTCTTTAATGGATACTTACAGAGCGGGAGAGCTTCCTCCAGCACATCGTTGGCACTACCATCAAGGTGTATTTCTGTGTGGTATGGAGCTATTGTGGAATGCTTATCAAGAAGACCGCTATATCCAATATATCCAGGATTACGTGGATGATTTGGTAGATGAATATGGTAACTTTTATTTTGCCCGCGATGAGCTGGATGCTGTTCAAGCTGGACAACTGCTGTTTAATCTTCATAAACGGACAGGTAAACTCAAGTATCGTATTGCTGCAGAGAAGCTGAAGAATTTATTGCTTACGTTGAACAAAACCTCTGAAGGTGGGTATTGGCATAAGGATAAATACGCTAACCAAATGTGGTTAGATGGGCTTTATATGGCAGGGGTATTCTCGTTAAAATATGCGAATATCTATGGCGATTCTAGCTTGCGTGATACGGTTCTCCATCAGGAGATGTTAATGCGTAAGCATATGAAAGATGAGAAAACAGGCTTATTGTATCACGCATGGGATGAGAGTCGTAGGATGCCGTGGTCGAACCCCGAGACAGGTTGTTCACCAGAATTCTGGAGCAGGTCGCTGGGCTGGTATGGTCTCGCTTTATCGCAATTTCTTGATCTGTTGGCAGTCCAAGATCCAGCCCGAACAGGATTATCTTCTACTATACGAGAATTCGTAGATGCCCTTATTCGTTATCAAGATCCGGAAAGTGGACTTTGGTATCAGGTCGTAGATAAGGGGCATGAGCCGGATAATTGGCTGGAGACCTCTGGTTCATGTTTATTTGTCTACACGATTGCCAAAGCAGTGAAGCATGGCATTGTAAGCAATGCGGAAGTCGCTACAGCCGCGGCTAGAAAAGGCTATGAAGGATTAATCCAAATCATTCAGTGGGATGAGGAGGATAGATTAATTTTGCCGGACATTTGTATTGGTACTTCGGCTGGAGATTACGAGAGTTACGTCACGCGACCTAAAGTTAAAAATGATTTACATGGCGTAGGCGCGTTGGTGATGGCTTGTGTTGAGATGGAGAGCTTAATCCAAGGGTGA
- a CDS encoding sugar ABC transporter permease, translating into MQELTAQPAPQPKRIYKSNSELKKRLWRNKWLYVMLTPGVLYFIIFKYLPMYGLIIAFQDYKPYQGITGSDWVGMKHFSRLFTEPDFLNILVNTLILFGLNILIYFPIPIILALMLNELRGTFFKRTFQTLFYLPHFMSWVIVVSISFVMVTMDGGIVNELLAYFGFEKINFLLNPSWFRPMYIIQVIWREAGWGTIIYLAAIAAIDPGLYEAARMDGAGRLRQVWHITLPAIRGVIITLFILKIGSVLDLGFEHVYLLLNSMNREVAEIIDTYVYTAGLRQGQFSYSTAIGFFKSIVGLIMVMTVNKISKKMGEEGVY; encoded by the coding sequence ATGCAGGAACTCACCGCACAGCCAGCCCCACAACCCAAGCGTATATATAAGAGTAACAGTGAACTAAAAAAGCGGCTGTGGAGAAATAAATGGCTCTATGTCATGCTAACGCCGGGCGTACTGTATTTTATTATCTTTAAATATTTACCTATGTATGGATTGATTATCGCATTTCAAGATTATAAGCCCTACCAAGGAATAACGGGCAGTGATTGGGTAGGGATGAAGCATTTTAGCAGGTTGTTCACAGAACCGGACTTCTTAAATATTTTAGTGAACACACTGATCCTGTTTGGATTGAACATTCTTATTTATTTTCCGATCCCGATTATATTAGCCCTGATGCTGAACGAGCTTCGAGGTACATTTTTCAAAAGAACGTTTCAGACCCTATTCTATTTACCCCATTTTATGTCGTGGGTTATCGTCGTCTCCATCTCCTTCGTTATGGTCACGATGGACGGAGGGATTGTCAACGAGCTACTAGCCTATTTTGGTTTTGAAAAAATCAACTTCCTGCTTAACCCAAGCTGGTTCAGGCCGATGTACATTATTCAGGTCATTTGGAGAGAAGCGGGCTGGGGAACGATTATTTATTTGGCTGCCATTGCTGCAATCGATCCGGGACTCTATGAAGCAGCACGTATGGATGGAGCTGGCCGGCTCAGACAAGTCTGGCATATTACACTTCCAGCGATTCGAGGCGTAATTATCACCTTGTTTATTTTGAAAATCGGTTCCGTTCTGGATCTTGGATTTGAACATGTCTATCTGCTGCTTAATTCCATGAATCGAGAGGTCGCGGAAATTATTGATACGTATGTATACACCGCAGGGCTAAGACAAGGACAGTTTAGTTACAGCACAGCTATCGGATTCTTTAAATCTATTGTTGGTTTGATCATGGTCATGACGGTGAATAAAATCTCCAAGAAAATGGGAGAAGAAGGCGTATATTGA
- a CDS encoding helix-turn-helix domain-containing protein, producing the protein MRPLSFLSKLTMFAFVISTLPVLFIGSFSYFTSSKEIQKNINNSKMELILQITSNVEHKLTTVNQTLNQVINSSVLKKALNNPLNETDFILYNDLRNEIRNMQSFDTKLEDVILLNQQQNWMIKNSGVYRLNEYKDHAQLTNLMNIAEDTSWILNPSSIFYSEESINVTGCNYSISLIKKLPTNKLQKYGLALANIPVCSLQDFINSDVQPLDDIIVLDKTGRFLLHPDRNLIGKPMKEGGFTEDSFITNPSKLSGQFKTMIHKKNYSVTYMRSQMNGWVYLSVTSMESLTKESKKISLFTIFVCTFMLLLSILLAWIGSRRMYTPIERLLNQMGQRKPDIKSRHTNEFQIIGEQVHSLFQSKSQLEKEVRQHIQQVRTFFLINAFHGNVKKRDLHEELEQFGYHKQLEEWKTMAVITLSIDFADDSSYEKKDLNLLLFAAHNIIEELVCPEQRLAPVIMDHAVVVLLGSPDSDTESFHKTLYSLTEKLQQEINNYLKLQVSIGLSLPFNTFDKLSTAYREGLEALKHRIKLGKGVIIQYENINSGKHYLNLNYPTHKENDLLDAIKLAETDKAKELIHLLFKSIFAHELSPQEYQIPLTRLLNNLLIMMQESGISLNQIYHANGSIFEELHDLHTVTEIEDWFWSMVIYPMIKIFNSRQNAQYHNISEKIIDLIQHDYDKDLTLEECASRLHYNANYISSVFRKETQYYFSEYLTMYRFKMAKKWLKETDMPIKDIAAKLRYNNSQNFIRSFRKQEGMTPGQYRDHNAGTKLKSTFDESL; encoded by the coding sequence GTGAGACCATTAAGCTTTCTAAGTAAGCTAACGATGTTTGCCTTTGTAATAAGCACACTGCCTGTATTGTTCATCGGTTCTTTTTCATACTTCACATCTTCAAAAGAAATTCAAAAAAACATTAACAACAGCAAAATGGAATTAATCTTACAAATCACCTCAAATGTAGAACATAAGTTAACAACTGTCAATCAAACATTAAACCAAGTGATCAATTCTAGTGTATTAAAAAAAGCACTAAACAACCCATTAAATGAAACCGATTTCATTTTATACAATGATTTAAGAAACGAAATTCGCAATATGCAGTCCTTCGATACGAAGCTGGAAGATGTCATCTTATTAAATCAGCAGCAAAATTGGATGATCAAAAATTCTGGTGTTTATCGCTTAAATGAGTACAAGGACCATGCGCAGCTCACCAACCTGATGAATATCGCCGAAGATACCTCGTGGATCCTGAACCCGTCCTCCATATTTTACAGTGAGGAAAGCATTAACGTCACAGGCTGTAACTACAGCATTAGTCTTATCAAGAAACTCCCAACCAATAAGCTGCAAAAATATGGGCTCGCCTTAGCTAATATTCCTGTCTGCAGTCTTCAGGATTTTATTAACTCGGATGTACAGCCACTCGACGATATTATCGTTCTGGATAAGACAGGTCGATTCCTGCTCCATCCAGACCGCAACCTGATCGGGAAACCAATGAAAGAAGGCGGATTTACAGAAGACTCTTTCATTACTAATCCTTCCAAACTTTCAGGACAGTTTAAGACCATGATCCACAAGAAGAATTATTCTGTCACTTACATGCGCTCTCAGATGAATGGCTGGGTCTATCTTTCGGTCACATCCATGGAAAGTTTAACGAAAGAATCCAAAAAAATTAGTCTGTTTACGATATTCGTGTGTACCTTTATGCTTCTATTGTCTATTCTCTTGGCATGGATCGGATCAAGACGGATGTACACCCCCATTGAAAGACTGCTCAATCAAATGGGCCAACGCAAACCGGACATTAAATCCAGACATACGAATGAATTTCAGATTATAGGAGAACAAGTTCATTCTTTATTCCAATCCAAATCACAGCTGGAAAAAGAAGTCCGTCAGCATATCCAACAGGTGCGTACCTTCTTCCTAATCAATGCTTTCCATGGCAACGTTAAGAAGCGCGATCTGCACGAAGAGCTGGAACAATTCGGCTACCATAAGCAGCTCGAAGAATGGAAGACGATGGCTGTGATTACGTTGTCGATTGATTTTGCCGATGATTCCAGCTATGAGAAAAAAGATCTTAATCTCTTATTATTCGCTGCCCACAATATAATCGAAGAGTTAGTCTGCCCTGAACAACGACTGGCACCTGTAATTATGGATCATGCAGTAGTCGTCTTATTGGGGAGTCCAGACAGTGATACCGAGTCTTTTCACAAGACATTATATTCATTAACGGAGAAGCTGCAGCAGGAAATAAACAACTACCTAAAGCTTCAGGTGAGCATTGGTCTGAGCCTTCCCTTCAACACCTTCGATAAATTATCCACGGCTTACAGAGAGGGACTCGAAGCACTGAAGCATCGGATCAAACTTGGTAAAGGTGTCATTATCCAGTATGAAAATATTAACTCTGGCAAGCACTATCTGAATTTGAACTACCCTACTCATAAAGAAAACGACTTACTGGACGCTATCAAATTAGCTGAAACAGATAAAGCAAAAGAACTCATTCATTTGCTCTTCAAATCTATCTTTGCTCATGAGCTTTCACCACAGGAATACCAGATCCCGTTGACGCGCTTACTCAATAATTTACTCATTATGATGCAGGAATCCGGTATTAGCTTAAATCAAATTTATCATGCTAATGGTTCCATATTTGAGGAGCTGCATGACCTCCATACTGTAACGGAGATTGAAGATTGGTTTTGGAGCATGGTCATTTATCCGATGATCAAGATTTTTAACAGCAGACAAAATGCTCAATACCACAACATCTCAGAGAAGATCATCGATTTGATACAACATGATTATGATAAAGATCTTACTTTAGAAGAGTGTGCTTCACGTCTGCATTATAATGCCAACTATATCAGCAGTGTCTTCCGCAAGGAGACCCAGTACTATTTTAGCGAATATTTAACGATGTACCGATTTAAAATGGCGAAAAAATGGCTGAAGGAAACTGACATGCCCATTAAAGATATTGCAGCCAAATTAAGATACAACAACTCTCAGAACTTCATTCGCTCTTTCCGTAAGCAGGAAGGCATGACACCCGGTCAATACCGGGATCACAATGCTGGAACAAAACTTAAATCCACCTTTGACGAATCGTTGTGA
- a CDS encoding extracellular solute-binding protein: MKKKSFTMLLTALLAFSTLLAGCGGNNNQASSETASGESTAKPVETEAPKEEVKAGPTEIKIMLPLNTTETPPDRIKIELEKLTNTKLTYQFYPADTYEEKLNSSFATGSLPQVTYLKNQTTFIQMKDAIKDGQFWEIGPLLSEFPNLSKLKPEILNNTKVDGKLYTLYIGRPLARQGIIYRKDWADKLGLKAPANVDELLAMAKAFTEQDPDGNGKKDTTGIIDRNELTYGAFKTVSSWFGTPNTWGEVDGKLAPDFTFPQYIDTMDFFKKARDGGYMNQDFAATSKTDAVNMFTSGKGGLYIGGSMQDIDSLNKDTIKNFPDAVLDTHSMVAGPGGKFAQWMIPGYNNVVLFPKSAVKDEAELKKILAFFDQMMTPEVANLMYWGVEGVHYTVEDGKAKPGDDKELIEREVKGFKDSVIGEYETNGMYQSYNVLPGRIHAEELVLENVKVGVPDPTAAMDSPTYTEKGVELQQIITDATYKYIYGQIDKAGFEKEVENWKSRGGAKIIEEYNALYKK; this comes from the coding sequence ATGAAGAAGAAATCCTTCACCATGTTGTTGACAGCACTGTTAGCGTTCAGCACATTGTTAGCTGGATGTGGTGGCAACAACAATCAAGCAAGTTCTGAAACTGCAAGTGGTGAGAGCACTGCTAAGCCGGTTGAGACAGAAGCACCTAAAGAAGAAGTGAAAGCAGGACCGACAGAAATTAAGATTATGCTTCCATTAAATACTACAGAAACACCACCCGACAGAATAAAAATTGAGCTTGAAAAACTGACTAACACAAAGTTAACTTATCAATTCTATCCGGCAGATACGTATGAAGAAAAGCTGAATTCATCCTTTGCTACGGGTTCACTGCCACAAGTAACCTATTTGAAGAATCAGACCACCTTTATTCAAATGAAAGACGCGATTAAAGACGGTCAGTTCTGGGAAATCGGTCCTTTATTAAGTGAGTTCCCTAATTTAAGTAAATTGAAACCGGAAATTCTGAATAACACGAAAGTGGATGGCAAGCTGTACACCTTGTATATCGGTCGCCCGCTAGCACGCCAAGGGATCATTTACCGTAAGGACTGGGCAGATAAGCTGGGACTTAAAGCACCAGCTAATGTAGATGAATTGTTGGCTATGGCTAAAGCATTCACAGAACAAGATCCAGATGGTAATGGGAAGAAGGACACCACCGGTATTATTGATCGGAATGAATTAACCTACGGTGCTTTCAAAACAGTATCCTCCTGGTTTGGCACACCAAACACATGGGGCGAAGTGGATGGTAAATTAGCACCTGACTTTACGTTCCCGCAGTATATCGATACGATGGATTTTTTCAAAAAAGCACGTGATGGCGGCTACATGAACCAAGATTTCGCGGCTACAAGTAAAACAGATGCGGTGAATATGTTCACCAGTGGTAAAGGCGGTCTTTATATCGGGGGCTCCATGCAGGATATCGATTCTCTGAATAAAGATACCATCAAGAATTTCCCGGATGCAGTTCTGGACACACATAGTATGGTTGCCGGACCGGGTGGAAAGTTTGCGCAATGGATGATTCCTGGGTATAACAACGTCGTCTTGTTCCCTAAATCTGCTGTAAAAGATGAAGCAGAGCTGAAGAAGATTCTTGCTTTCTTTGATCAAATGATGACCCCTGAAGTTGCAAACTTGATGTATTGGGGAGTTGAAGGCGTTCACTATACCGTTGAAGACGGTAAAGCGAAGCCTGGAGATGATAAAGAGCTGATCGAACGTGAAGTAAAAGGCTTTAAGGATAGCGTTATCGGAGAATATGAAACGAATGGTATGTACCAGAGCTATAACGTGCTGCCAGGCCGAATTCACGCCGAAGAATTAGTTCTTGAGAATGTGAAGGTGGGTGTGCCTGACCCAACTGCTGCAATGGACTCTCCTACTTATACAGAAAAAGGTGTTGAACTCCAACAGATCATAACCGATGCGACCTACAAGTATATCTACGGGCAGATCGATAAGGCTGGGTTTGAGAAAGAAGTGGAGAATTGGAAGAGCCGTGGCGGAGCTAAAATCATTGAAGAGTATAACGCATTGTACAAGAAATAG